The following proteins are encoded in a genomic region of Ornithinibacillus sp. 4-3:
- a CDS encoding YbaB/EbfC family nucleoid-associated protein produces MKGMGNMGNMMKQMQKMQKKMMQAQEELHEMTFEASVGGGMVTVTANGKKEITDVQIKEEVVDPDDIEMLQDLIITATNEVLNQVDEKTNAVMGQFTKGLNMPGMF; encoded by the coding sequence ATGAAAGGCATGGGTAATATGGGAAACATGATGAAACAAATGCAGAAAATGCAAAAGAAAATGATGCAGGCACAAGAAGAGTTACATGAAATGACTTTTGAGGCATCTGTTGGCGGCGGAATGGTTACTGTTACTGCAAACGGTAAAAAAGAAATTACTGATGTACAAATTAAAGAAGAAGTTGTTGATCCAGACGATATAGAAATGCTACAGGATTTAATTATTACAGCAACAAATGAAGTGTTAAATCAAGTAGATGAGAAAACAAATGCAGTAATGGGACAATTCACTAAAGGCTTAAACATGCCTGGAATGTTCTAG